ttaccGCATTCTTATGGGTAAAGTGCTTCTTTAAAAACAGACAAACGGGTGGCCCCAGTTTACATCTGTTCAGATCCGTCAAAAAAATGAACTATTGTTTCTGACCTGAATTGACACTTGTAAATATGACCATCTGTCTAGCCATACATTGCAGTTCAGTCTGGATCCCTCTGAAAAACTGAAACAGATCTAGTCTGAATTCCTGTGTGGAAGGGCCTTTACTTTATTACAGCGGCTCCAGTTTTGAGAAATTCTAAATGTATGTAAAGTAACGCAAGTGATTTTAGGATCAACCAGATTTTCACAGCAACCACTTTCCCAAGAGTTAATGGAAGCAGCACTTTTTGCATACAGGTGCCAGGTCAGCACAAGCATAGTTGCCTACAATTCAGAGATGTGTTGACAGTCCATGAAACATATGATTAAAGTGTgcctaaggcttggttcacacctctTCAGTTTTCATATCTATTCCCGCACCTGCAGCCAAATCGTGCTGCTGTCAAAATTTGGAGAACATGGATAGGGGGTATTGTTTTGAGCATGAGAAATACAAAGTACAACGTCATGCAGTTACTATGAATAAAAGGCTCAGATGAAAGTTTTAAATATCAGTATTACAAGCAAATGTTGAGTAAGTTCATTGATGTAATACTATAAACTCTGTAATCTTTGTGCATGCTGGCATTAAATTGGTATTAAACCCACAAAAAATGATAAATTGCCACCTACCAAACCTTcagtgtggtggctgcattgatttcctttttttttacccggtGATCCTGCAAGTCTGTTATTTTCAGCTATTTAACAGACCAGGCTGTCTAGCAAAAGTGGCAGTTACAGGGTCGAGACAAACAATTTAATACTGACAATGGTcaacttttataattttttatttttttttggagttcaGCGTTGTTAGTCAAGTCCACTTAATGAATAGTACAGGCGATCATAAAATTGGACGAAAAATACTACTTTCAGAGTGATCGTCTGATAATCTAATCGTTAGTACCAAGCTTTTTGGAGAGCTGATCACATTTCATGCTAAATTTATCCAACAGGACAAGCATGAAAGTTTTTCTCATATGATAACAGAACGTACGATTTTTCTTTTTATCAGTACAGTATACTCCCATAAAAAATTAAACGTTGAAAtgtaagaatacatttttttgttgcagGAAGTTGTGTCCTTATAAGAATTTTCGTACAACTAGTAACCTATTCGTTTTCAATataagactagcatgcaaaaaaaaaaaaaacaatcgttctTACAATATGCTCATCGTATGTACCAGGCTTAAATCTGCTAGTCTAACACTACCCTTTCCCTATTGACAATGCTTTTGTCCAAAGGTGTTTCTCTTCCAGTGTGGAGATGTCCTAAGACAGGAATTGTTTTACTGACAGGTTTaccaggctaaaaaaaaaatgtagaccccATATTTAAGTATGGGTAACCTgcaatatatttgtatttttgggggtgggccgtttattaccactttaaaagaaaatactATTTGAGCAAAAATAGAACTAAACTAGTAGAGaaaagcatggagggggacagaggagagaAGGATAAAGGATAGAGAAGGGTAGAAGTCTTTCAATTGGGACTCGTTATCGCTAAGACTAACCAAAAAAGATCTCCCCAACTTTACTCTTCTTTTTAACTCCTGATAGAATGTGATGAGATCTCCCAAATGGcatagaccaggcatgtccaaagtccggcccaaaTGGCCCGGTTTTATATGGCCCCCGCTTGCAATTTGCCTTTATCACTTTTGTGGCCCCCCCCCAAGCTCCGCACGGGGTAAGGATGAGCTTGgttttaatataatatatatttttctaatcctaataatagtaataaaaaaaaaatagctcatcCTTCCCCCGAGTGGAGCTTGGgggccacagaagagatgaaggcCAGAATTCTCTGAGGATAAAGAagagaaaaatacatatattttttttagggctggggaaattaaagattaattccttgattaatctttttgatcgatcaaaattcttgacgtcactggacagtgagacttaacCCTGCTGGAtgtgagcaaactgcacccattggattgaggtacctttgtatctgtgaagcaggaggatgcatcaggctccatcaggggaagggggcaaaaataaccattgttttcctgtcctaagcagttttgtgcagacaattctttgtgtatcggcaacatctgttccgtgcgaaagactgttcagttcttcagggtatattgtcaataaaatgcgatcatgtctgcttccagaaaatgtaaacactcggGTATGTCTgcatgactggctaaagtgatgcctacttgcctactataaagtgactgagaGTGAATATACTaaatacgttttataattaaagttaaattaactttctacgtttttcttaaagtttaataagaaaaaagtttgaatttaaaatgtatttgtagtGTGAACtatgaagttaagtcatggattgtgaaaactaactagtgtcgggtgattgtatgtagtgtataccacatttaccactgactaatgcagagttgcaatgcaaggagatcagctaaaagtagttggatctgtaagtgcgttttataattaatcaaaatcagtcgattaatcgattacaataaAAATCGATTCatcaaacacgaaaattttaatcagtaacagccctaattttttttacaacctgaccTCATCCATACCCTGAGCGGAGCTCTGGGATTTGaggagatattatatatatatatatatatatatatatatatatatatatatatatatatatatatatatatatatatatatatatatatatataaaatattcaccacacacagccacaaaggtagAATAATTCAAAGGTAGGATAATTAtttttgggcagtgtattagtgcttggaTGAACACACTGACACAGAattgtaatggttcaaagaatgtcaggcaaaatgggcgGCCCTCACAaacgttcacttcatcaaatctggccctctttcaaaaaagtttggacacccctggcatagtgcaaagtgttttataattttcctactcaaaacaaaaagtttttttacttGAGGCAGGCGATAAAGTTCAttataaaagttttatattttagTGGCCATCATATTGCTGAATGGTTCTCATTATGTTGTGCGCAAAACTGTAATCTGTACAGTAGACAGTGCGTTTTTAACAGCAGTGGACCACTTTTGTGCAAAAGGTTTTCTTTATAGGTTAGTGGACAGCACTAATCTGTAATATGTATGTATGGGCTAGTTTATGGAAtgtatactcccccccccccccccacccaatagatttttttaagtttttcaaGTGCGAAAATACAAAAGTAGGCAGGTGGTAAGCAAACTGCTTAAGCAAGTAAAGGTACTTCATGAAAGTTTCCTCATGGACTATAAAGACAAAATATATTCAGGCACATTCAAAGATGGAATGACTCAGACATACCATCAGGTGAAGTCCTCATAACCAAATGTTCTCTAAACAAGAACATATAAAAAGCTTTGAGTGAGGAGTTGTcagaatgtgtgtgtatatatgtgtgtgtatataatataatatagatatatataacatttaaagttcatctaaacccaaaaacaaaaatgtatagcagggatatgcaattagcggacctccagctgttgcaaaactacaagtcccatcatgcctctgcctttgggtgtcatgcttgtggctgttagagtcctgctatgcctcatgggacttgtagttctgcaacagctggaggtccgctaattgcatatccctgatgtatAATATTGTAACTTCTGGTCCTCACATGTGATGCTTGcattagatttattttttcatattattgaCAACTGTACTGAGCAGCATTGTCGGCCTAGGACAGGGAGTGTGTTAGGACTATGTAATACTGTTAGGACTTCATAATACTGCCCTCTATTTTTCATAAGAGGGGGAGGTGTTTAGTAGTCCTCAGAGATAGTTGGGAACAATGCGAACTGAGGCATAGTTTGTGGCTGAACAGCTATTTGATTTTGCACTTGTTGAACAGATATAATATGCTTTTAATTATGTATTTACTAGACCAAAAGGAGAAGCAAATTAGATGTTTGTTAGTTTACATACTTTAAATGTAAAACATCAGTACGGATATTTATAGTCCACGCAACTGAATGTTGGAATGATGGTGATTTTCATTTAATaaggtattttttctttttgtacgtTTAGGATATCCTGAGGTTCAAAATGGAAAATGACAGCAAATAAAAAGAGTCTTTGCAGAAAGGGTAATTTTTCCGACTGGTCTACATCATGGTCTTTATGGGGAAGCTCAAGTGGTTTTATCTTTAAACGACACAATGCTTCTTTACCCAAAAAGTCAACTAGTAAAACTGCTAGGACATTAAAAACAGTCAGCAAATGTCAGCATATTGGAAGCAGCCTTGTTAAACAAGTGAAGAAAAGAAAGATTGCACATCAAACCTCTACATCAAAGTGTGTGAAAAATAGCAGCAATAGTGGAAAGGTAGAGCCTGATATAAAAAAGAAGGTTGCAGAGCACATTTCTTCTGCAAAAGGCTTGAAAAGGATCTCCAACAACTCAAAACTTGAATGCAATAGGAAATACCCTCAGTGTTCATCAAACACTGGAGCTCAGACTGGCCCATTAGTGAAAACCAAAAAGcaagtaaaaaaagttttaattattaCACCTGATTCTGGCAACGCTGCTTTCTCTACAACAAAAAAGAACAGTAAAAGGTTTCAGACGAAGGTGGAATGTCCCTGCGCCCGTGTAACTAAGGAGCACAACAAAAGTCAAGTGTTAAAGAAAAAATCATTTGGAATTTTATGGTTGCGGAAATGCTGTAATTTGCTTATGATGCCTAGAAAATCATCTCCGTTTACAGGCCGTATCGGATTACATTCTCGTAAGCTTGGTGCAAGAAAAAGCCTTAAAATATTAGGTTTGTGGCTGTGGTTTTGCAAACGATTTTGGAAGTGCCGTAAAAATCTAAACAGTAACTTTGAGAAATTAATTTCATATTTAAAGCTTAAGATTCGACGACCTATTAAGGTGGTAAGTAGGGCATACGATATGAACAATAACACATCAGGAATTTTATGCGAAATACAACCACGCACAACCAACACTTGCCTACGAGATGAGACTGTTAAGCTACAGAGAGTGGACAGTGAGACTCAATTTTCAAATGTGGCAGCAAACAGATCGATAGCAAGAGACAACCAGCAGCCGGCCCTCTGCATAGGTGCTCAGTGGGGTTCTGAGGACACTTTGCAAAAGAAATTGATTGACGTTCCTGGTATTAATAGTTATCCTGATGATATGTGTTTGCTTTTAACAGAAAAAGAGGTATCTATATCTTCCCAGGATGAAGGAGATGCACAGGGAGATCAGGATGAAGAGACAATGCTCCTGGCTCCTGATAAAATAAAGCCATGTACAAGTGAAACGGTTGACTTTCAGTACAATACAGAAGGAATGGAAAATGGAGATGATCCCTGTCCCATGGAAGTGGATGAGAACAGCAGTTCGGATGTATTTAACACAAAGCTACTAGACCACCCTTACTGTAAAAGTCCTTTGCAAGAGACTTTACTTGACGAGGAATTAGACATTGCAGAAAAACAGGGCTTAAAGAATGGCCATAAAATAATCAGTAATGTCACTGATGATCAACTGGTGTCCTCGATTTGTGGTATATATAATCTTAAATTTAACTCCTACATCTCCAGCATGCACATCTTACGGTTTCTGAGGTGTCGGTTAATGGTACTGTTCTGGCATCAAGAAAATTGTACACTTTTAGGTGGTATAAACCCAGAGCtggacagttttttgttttttttttctttctaatttgAAACTGTTCAGCTCTGGTTTTGCCAAGTTTGTGATGTTAATTAGCATAGGATACTTCTGTTTATGATTTTCAAACACTTTGCATTTTACGTAGAACTAGTATATTTACCTGTCTTATCAATGAGGAATTGTAGTCTAAGCCAGCCAGGCACTTGCTTTGCATAGTGCTGTCTGTAAACATGCTTACATGATGGTACACATAGTCCTAAGGCTAGAGTTTGGGCTCAATCAGGTGGAATTTAGAGAATTGAATAGTAGTAAACTCTGCTTTTTCAgttgtagctacaggtaagcctataagaaTGTAATGAATAGGCACCTGTACATATACATTGCTGTTGGCCAGTGAAGCATCCTATCATTCTTCCTGATTGTCAGTGGGGCCTGGGATTTGACCACAACAGCGGGGTATTTGAGGCTGTTGCAGGTATCTGCAGGCACCTAGCGCTTTACACAGACTTCTGTTCAGTTGTTTTACCAATTGTGAGAATGCTAGACACAACCCAGTCAGACAGCACAACCAGACTGCTGaccttggggttttttttttttcttcgactGCAGTTCGTCTCCtgagtataacttttttttcccctcagaaaaaCCTACATCAattctgggttcacactgcagcacggAGTGACTCGCAGCAGGAGTCCAGTGCATCTCTGATCACAGTTTCAGGTCCACTTTcagtctgaatttttgcctgaattcggacctgaaacagaccaaaagaggcacaggactcctgtgcagttTGCATCAGAACCACTCAGACACAGAGagacggtcacaatctcctgacatgaaAATTAGATGTGGAGAAACCCGCATTCAATTTCAACACGTGTGAACCCGGGCAAAAGGTTTTAATCAAAATGCATTGTATGGCATAATGCACATTTTGAGGTCTGAAATGTTATTAGAGATGTATATATACTTCTGAAAGCAGTAAATTCTGTAGCAAACAGAGTTTTCGTGCATACAAgacacaatataatttttttaagacccttcattttttgtttttacaagacTATGCCAAATTTATATAATTACTCCAAGTTAACAGGTTTTACATAGAATTACGAGCCTGAGTAACACTCAAGGTTAGCGCTGACTTTATACAATGCAGATGGATCACCTTCCTGAACACGGGCTGTGATTAGTGATTAATCAGCAGCAGACTTATGAGTTTATCCCTTGGCTAATGCTTCCTGTCAGCATGTTTGCATGCACCATACCTGATTTGGTTTCCTATGTTGCCTCTCCTCCCTGTTTGTGCTCTACTCAGTGTGGGCAGTGACCAATTTGAATTGTGGCAGTTGGCTAAAAAGGAGCCATTGATCACACAGTGTGAACATATTATATATTTAGACCCATGCTACTGTATAACATATATGTGAATTATCCTCTTACTCCCATGGGGGAGATATGTAAATTTTCTTGGTATTTTGTCCAAGGATATAGGTGTTGATAGTTTGTCAGCAGTAAACACAAGAAATCTGGTAATATTTTTCAGCTGACAAGGTGACTGTCACAGGGATCAGATTTTTTAATATCCAGATTATCTGCATTGCTTGTCTTTTAGTGTAGTATAGTGATTTTCACTAATGTTGTTTTTGGTTCAGGCTTCATAGGGTTATTGGCCTTCCTCGGGATCAGCTGTGAGTAAaggattttgtttttgtttttttcaatttaactATAACTATTGGGAGTTTGGGGGTGTCAAGATATCAATGTTCAACACAGATTGGTTTTACTGCATGTAGTATACATGTATGAAATCCTTAACTATGTTATGACTTCTGTAAATGATCACTGATTGACCTACTGACTATTCATGTTAACATAATCACCAAATCTAGGCTTTAATTTAGACTAACCTGTGATCCTAGACAAAAGAATGAACCTTACACCTAACCCTGAACCTCAATTAAAATGTATGGTATAATCGCCATAATACCATCATGCTAGAAATGTCACTTAACTGTTTGGCACATATTCAGGAAATGCAAAAATCTCAGCGACAAAACACCTACACTAAGATGTTCACGCCAGAATCAAATTATCCACTCTTTTACAAATGTAAATGGAATTGGTAATCTGTTTTATGACTAGGGGCCCACTCCACCCACAGCCCCTGTTTGACGGAAGAAGAAACTGTGTTTCATTTGCATCCTTATCTGTTCCtaattaaaatgtatctaaagctaaaagctctttttttttttttgatagagtagTGAGGGCTTGGGACCTCAgtcgggtttttattgctgtcagggCAATTTATGCTCTTTGTCATGGAAACGATTGTCACCAGGCTTGATGTGAGGAATGATAAATTAAAgccatattaaacccaaaatttaaaatgtagtaatgtggtggctgcattgatttcttttttaggctttttgcctccgttttttttacctggtgtatctggccagtaacacaccaccCTTCTTAATTAGGctgggtataaaaaaaatatatatatattgtgtgtgatattctctctctctctctctctctctctctctctctctctctctctctctctctctctctctctctcgtctgtaCAGGCTCATTGTCTGTCTTTAGGGTCTTGTAGCACCCCTCTTCTGTACTGCAAGAAGTAAGGGAAATCCGCCCAGCTCGGTCCGGCAAGCACTGTTGGAGGTGCTTGCAGaattccagatggaatatttctgttgggcttAGGTCCCGTTTGGATTAGGTGTGGGTAGGtgacaggaccccaaacttcactGTCATAAAGAATAGGGGCGATGACGCTATCAAATATTCTAAGCCAGACTCTCACGGGTGGTTTTAGGTGGTACAGCCGTCTCCTGATGGCATAGTAGGCTTTGCATGCCTTGTCTTTTAGTgcctctatggctggcttgaaACTTTCTGATTGGGTAATGTCTAGGCTGAGGTATGTGTAGTTGTTAGTTTCATCCACAGTGCAGTTGTTTATTGTGAAGGAAGggctctttgtttgttttgtattcttcttttggaacaccatggtttttgttttgttagAGTTGATTTGTAGTGCCCATATGGCACTGTATTTCTCCAGAACTTCCAGGCTGTCTTGTAGGCCTTTCTCTGTTGGTGACAGAAGTAAAAGGTCATCCGCATACAGCAGGAACTTCACCTCCGAGTCAGTCCTGGTGCTGGGGAGGATTCTAGAGCTGCAGCCAGTTcattgatgtagatgttgaagagggtTGGACTTAGGCTGCAGCCCTGTCTGACTCCTTGGGCCTGCCGGAAGTGTTCAGTTCTTTTCCCATTTACCTTTACGCTGCAGCTGTTCTCAGTGTAAGAACTCTTGATGACATCATGTTTTCCCTCCTATTCCACTCTCCAATAGTTTGAGGAACAGGCCTGGGTGCCACACTgaatcaaatgccttcttaaaGTCCACAAAGCAGGCGAATATCTTCCCATGTTTTGTGTGGTGGacatggttcttttttttttttttcaataaatttttattggtatatatttaaacacaaacaataaacaaaaatagcaatATGTTATGTTCAGAAAATATGCGATTCATGAGCATATATTAGAATAGATAAATTCAGCAGGTAGTCTAAAATGGAACACCAGTcgagtaaataataaataaattaaataaaaggtaTGTGCCTAACTGAACATGAATAAAACATTACCCGTTGTCTATCACAATTTTAAAACATCAGATAAATGCCATATGAAGTTTATTATATAaacacagtgaagaacagcagtGTAACCTTAAATGAGTAAAAGTAGTAAGCGACACGACTAGTTATCAGAAAACTCAATGTGGAATGGAATAAGATCAATCTTCCTTCCCAGGAATACACTATCCGCAATGTCTAAGTGTAGCTTTTGTACCAATTTGTCCAGGGGGTCCATGTGTTTATGTGTTTAGGTAAGGTAAATAGTGACACAGCCATCACTCTTTCGTATGTGCAATGAATATTAGTTAAGTCAATAGTTTCCAATATACTAGGAGGACACGGATCTTTCCATTTTCTGGTTATCGAAAGTCTGGCAGCCATAAGTAAATGAACTATCGAGCTCCTAAGATTCGCTGGAAAGTTTTCAATACCCAGAGAAAGCAAAGCCAATGCGGGATCTGGAATGATTCGCTTGACAGATATAGCAGAAATGATTTCGAACACTTCCGCCCAGTATTTCGTTAGCATAGGGCAGCCCCATAAAGTATGTATAAGGTCACCCCTGAATCCGCATAATCTCCAACATCTGTCCGACTGCTGTCCTCCAAATTTGGATACAACATCTGGGGTATAGTACCACCTCAATGTGAATTTAACAGATAATTCCCACAAAGTGGTGCAACTCGATGTTGATTGATTAAGCTTGCACGCGACACGCCATTGGTCATCCGTATATGTTTGTCCTAGATCTTTTTCCCATTGAACATGCGAGGAGGTCTTTGAGAATCTCTGTTTTTCTTGGAGCAAATTGTAAAAAACGgagatacctttttttttcatttctagcgAAGTTAAATAGGACCACATTATGGGATGCACGTGAGTAGTGGTTATGTTCAATTTGCTTATGCATTTCACTATGAGAGAATAATGAGTAAGGCACCAGCTAGGTATATTGAACTCAGATTGAATGACTTGGAAGGATTTAATCTCTCCCTTGAGGAAAAGGTCATGTATACGATTAATACCAAAATTGCCCCAAAGATCTAGTGGAACATGTTTCAGAACTAGATTTAGTACTTTCAGTGGAGCATGTACAGTAAGAGTAGAATCGGAGGGATCTACAGATTTTAGAACTTTAAGCCACGTAGTAATCGATAACTGCATTGTAGGGGGTAGATGTGTGGGGATTTTTATCCCTATCTCTGCACCAAACAGCCACAAATTGGCAGAGCCATGAGTACAAAAGGAGGATTCAATCCGACCCCATGCTGTAGTGG
The sequence above is drawn from the Rana temporaria chromosome 4, aRanTem1.1, whole genome shotgun sequence genome and encodes:
- the SENP5 gene encoding sentrin-specific protease 5, producing MTANKKSLCRKGNFSDWSTSWSLWGSSSGFIFKRHNASLPKKSTSKTARTLKTVSKCQHIGSSLVKQVKKRKIAHQTSTSKCVKNSSNSGKVEPDIKKKVAEHISSAKGLKRISNNSKLECNRKYPQCSSNTGAQTGPLVKTKKQVKKVLIITPDSGNAAFSTTKKNSKRFQTKVECPCARVTKEHNKSQVLKKKSFGILWLRKCCNLLMMPRKSSPFTGRIGLHSRKLGARKSLKILGLWLWFCKRFWKCRKNLNSNFEKLISYLKLKIRRPIKVVSRAYDMNNNTSGILCEIQPRTTNTCLRDETVKLQRVDSETQFSNVAANRSIARDNQQPALCIGAQWGSEDTLQKKLIDVPGINSYPDDMCLLLTEKEVSISSQDEGDAQGDQDEETMLLAPDKIKPCTSETVDFQYNTEGMENGDDPCPMEVDENSSSDVFNTKLLDHPYCKSPLQETLLDEELDIAEKQGLKNGHKIISNVTDDQLVSSICGLLNETVKKYGSLIPLSEKDVLTRLKEVFNEDLSYRASFINKEISKYRAKHSKTTACSFRVLYNKHVLDMDDLTTLDGQNWINDQVINMYGELIMDAVPDKVHFLNSFFHRQLMTKGYNGVKRWTKKVDVFKKILLLIPIHLEVHWSLITVNIPKKLISFYDSQGIHFKFCVENIRKYLITEAKEKSYPEFLDGWQTAVTKCIPQQKNDSDCGVFVLQYCKCLALEQPFQFSQEDMPRVRKRIYKELCECKLMD